The following are encoded in a window of Kitasatospora sp. NBC_01250 genomic DNA:
- a CDS encoding TetR/AcrR family transcriptional regulator, with amino-acid sequence MNAAEFQRARSPEAKRLREASILEAARALGRERGIRSVTLTDIAAAVGMHKSALLRYFETREEIFLLLTAEGWQEWSQALTERLRAEPDPGPAGVAQAFAATLAARGLFCDLLAHAPLTLERNVSLDVVRDFKLGTLAARVPITAVVRERLPALGERETGDLIATAVALAGALWQIATPPAEVAALYRSDPRLAHAVVEVEPRLARILTATITGMTHGQPQPRP; translated from the coding sequence ATGAACGCCGCCGAGTTCCAGCGCGCCCGATCGCCCGAGGCCAAGCGCCTGCGCGAAGCCTCGATCCTGGAGGCCGCCCGGGCTCTGGGCCGTGAGCGCGGCATCCGGAGCGTCACGCTGACCGACATCGCCGCGGCCGTCGGGATGCACAAGTCGGCCCTGCTGCGCTACTTCGAGACGCGCGAGGAGATCTTCCTGCTGCTGACCGCCGAGGGCTGGCAGGAGTGGTCGCAGGCGCTCACCGAGCGGCTGCGGGCGGAGCCCGATCCTGGCCCCGCGGGCGTGGCGCAGGCGTTCGCGGCGACCCTCGCCGCCCGCGGGCTCTTCTGCGACCTGCTCGCCCACGCGCCGCTCACCCTGGAGCGCAACGTCTCGCTGGACGTGGTGCGCGACTTCAAGCTCGGCACGCTCGCCGCCCGCGTGCCGATCACCGCCGTCGTCCGCGAACGGCTGCCCGCCCTCGGCGAGCGGGAGACCGGCGACCTGATCGCGACCGCCGTCGCGCTGGCCGGGGCGCTGTGGCAGATCGCGACGCCGCCCGCGGAGGTCGCCGCCCTCTACCGCAGCGACCCGCGCCTGGCCCACGCGGTCGTCGAGGTCGAGCCGCGCCTGGCCCGGATCCTGACCGCGACGATCACCGGGATGACCCACGGGCAGCCGCAGCCGCGGCCCTGA
- a CDS encoding YqjF family protein, giving the protein MSLAPAPAEPITPDAVREVPDTLLTQSWLDLSFVHWAADPAVVAPLLPPGTVPDTHEGLTYIGLVAFRMYRVGWFKVPGIPYLGTFPETNVRLYSVDRHGRRGVVFRSLEASRLLPVAVARSAFRLPYMWAKMAIDREADTISYTSSRRWPGPRGTRSRIAVRIGERIGQPTELEHFLTARWGMHNAFFGRPVYLPNTHPRWPLHRAELLHCEDELVTAAGLPAPVGPPVSVLHSPGVPVRFGRPARPGGLPTP; this is encoded by the coding sequence ATGTCGCTCGCCCCTGCCCCCGCGGAGCCGATAACGCCCGACGCCGTGCGCGAGGTGCCGGACACGCTGCTCACCCAGTCCTGGCTCGACCTGTCGTTCGTGCACTGGGCCGCCGACCCCGCGGTCGTGGCACCGCTGCTGCCGCCCGGAACCGTGCCGGACACCCACGAAGGCCTCACCTACATCGGCCTGGTGGCGTTCCGGATGTACCGGGTGGGCTGGTTCAAGGTCCCGGGCATCCCGTACCTCGGCACGTTCCCGGAGACCAACGTGCGGCTCTACTCGGTGGACCGCCACGGCCGGCGCGGAGTGGTGTTCCGCTCGCTGGAGGCCTCCCGGCTGCTGCCGGTGGCCGTCGCCCGCAGCGCCTTCCGACTGCCCTACATGTGGGCGAAGATGGCGATCGACCGCGAGGCGGACACCATCAGCTACACCAGCAGCCGGCGCTGGCCGGGGCCGCGCGGCACGCGCTCGCGGATCGCGGTGCGCATCGGTGAGCGGATCGGGCAGCCGACCGAGCTCGAACACTTCCTGACCGCCCGCTGGGGCATGCACAACGCCTTCTTCGGCCGGCCGGTGTACCTGCCCAACACCCACCCGCGCTGGCCGCTCCACCGGGCCGAACTCCTGCACTGCGAGGACGAGCTGGTGACCGCCGCCGGGCTGCCGGCACCGGTCGGGCCGCCGGTGAGCGTGCTCCACTCCCCCGGCGTCCCGGTCCGCTTCGGCCGCCCCGCCCGCCCGGGCGGCCTGCCCACCCCCTGA